The sequence AAAATATGATGGAACTTGCGCCATGGGATCGGACCGTTCGCGCAAGCGAGATCACATGGACAACGCGAAAAATCAGGGAGTTAAAGGAAGACAGGCAGTTGTTACCGGCGCAGCCTGCTGGGCCATCGCACCAGCACAGGACCGCACGCCGCCAGTCAACAGCAAACACTGCTTGTCGAAATTAAGGACGCGGCTAAGCCTGCCTGCGATTGGCTCAACTCTTGCAGCCAGATCTTGAGGCTCGTCACTTGATTTATTTTTTTCATTTTTCACCCTGAAAATTTGATGTCTCTAGACCACAAAGAACTCAGCTTCATCACACCGGGGAGCCGAGATGCAAGCGTTCCTTCTGCTTGCCTCGTATCTCGATCGAAAAATTTAGAGCTCGGAAACCGGCATGATTGCCGGGAAATGCTATCGCTTTTGCGCTCTACTTAAAGTAACAATATTGGACTTTAAGTAACATTTATTGTTGCTTTTAACTATTTTTACCAATCGACTTGTTACATAAAAAGCAGCTGATTCACATCAGAACCGCTTGAAATCCGCCTAGGTAATTTACTGAAAATCAAGATATTGCTAATCGTCCGGCACGCGCTGCGTCCAATGCATTCAGCACTTCGTTACAGTTTCAATTTTGACATTAATAAATGTCCAGATTCGTAATTCGCAGAAAGTGCCAAATGTTAATTTCAATTGATATTTATGTCATCTAAATAAGTTCCCTAAAGTCGCCAATAAACAACGAATTTATTCATATATGACGATTGAAAGCATCTCAAAAATCTACCATTTTTATGCATTCAAGACACTATTTAAATTTAAAAAAACCTGTAAGCCCTTATAAATATTGATATTTTCAAGATATACATATATTGAATATCTAATTTCCGTCGTTGCTGAAAAACAACTTATTTAGAGGAAAATAGTTGGACGCCTCAAAAATAAAATATTCCACAAGGCAATAAAAATACAGTTTTATTTCTCACTGGAAATGATAAATGTGTTTTTCAAAATTAATTATTTGGAATGAAAGACAATGTCTATACGACAGACATCAATGAAGACACGGAAGATAAAACTGTCGACGTGAAAATGCTATTTTATCTAGTATTAGTGACAACAAATTACGCCGCCGGCTAAGCATCTATACAGTCCAAGAAGTTGCTTAACGGACAGACCTGTATGTCCGGACAATGTGAAACATGATTGGAAAAAAATCCTGCGGCGTGCGCTCGCCACCTGCCGGTACCTGGGAGAAAATGTAAAATTATTTCCCGCACCATCCATGCCATGACGGTGCCATCGGTCCGGACAACAAAAAGCCCGCAATCACAACATCATTGCGGGCTTTGGCGAGGCTGAGCAGTTTTAGCGCTGATTGTCCTGCTCATCCTGTTCTGCTTTTTCGGCTTCCGCTTCGGCTTGGCGCCTGGCCATTTCTTCCGCATGCAGCGCCAGCAAGACCGCCCGTGTTTGCGGCGTCTCCAGGCTGATGCGGCCGAGCGCGCCGGTACGGTAATCCTGCAGCAGCGTATGCGCCGCCTTCTCCAGGTCGAGATCGCCGCCCTTGAGGCGGAAGCCGCGACGCAGCGCCACGCCTTCGATGACGCTGACGCCGTCGATACCTTCGGTCTTGATGCCGTAGCGGGCCGTCAGCAGCGGCGCGTAACGCAACAGCAGCGCGTCGGCCAGGAAGGTCGCTACTTCCTCCTCGATCAGCGCATTGCTGCCGATGGCGTGGCTGGCGGCCAGCATCAGGCCGTCGCTCGGATGGGCGATCTTCGGCCACAGCATGCCTGGCGTGTCGATCAGCACCATGTTGTTGCCCAAGTACAGGCGCTGTTGCACCTTGGTCACCGCAGGTTCGTCGCCGACAGCCGCCACGCGGCGCTTGAGCAAGGCATTCATCAAGGTCGACTTGCCGACGTTGGGAATCCCCATGATCATCATGCGCAATGGCTTGAGCGGCGTGCCGCGATGCGGCGCCAGCGTCAGGCACAAACCCGGGATCTTGGCGACATCGGACGGCTTCTTGCAGCTCAGGGCCACTGCGTGCACATTTTTCTGCGCATTGTAAAAGTTGAGCCACGCCTGGGTGGCGGCCGGATCGGCCAGGTCGCTCTTGTTGAGGATTTTCAGGCAGGGACGCTGGCGATGCACGCGCAGCTGTTCAATCATGGGGTTGCAGCTAGCTTGCGGCAAACGGCCGTCGAGCACTTCGATCACGAGATCGACCTTCTCCATAGCTTCCGCCGCCTTCTTGCGGGCGGCGTTCATATGACCTGGGAACCATTGTATGGACATGCGTTGTCTTGTCTGACTAAAATAAACCGCTATTGTACGGACTTATTCCGCTCCCACCGCAATCGCGGCCGCAAGCCGTGCAAGGCGAAACACGTCAAAGCGCCCTCGGCAGGCCGCTAATGCTCCATTTAATTGCCGAAAAACAAGCAAATCATTCCAGTTCAGCCAGCACCTTCATGTGCGCGACCACGCTGCGCCCCAGCGCCGAGAGGTCATAGCCGCCCTCCAGGCAGCTGACGATCCGGCCCTGCGCATGCTCGGCCGCGACTTGCATCACCAGCCGGGTAAGCCAGGTGTAGTCGGCCTCGACCAGCCCCATCTGTGCCATGTCGTCTTCTCTATGCGCATCGAAGCCGGCCGAGACAAAAATCATTTGCGGCCGATGCGCCTGCAGGGCAGGCAGCCATTGTTCCGTCGCCAGCTGGCGCACCACCTTGCCATCGCTGTAGGCCGGCAGCGGGATATTGACCGCCTTGCCGCTGCCCTGCTCGGCGCCGCTGTAGGGATAAAACGGATGCTGGAAAAAGCTCACCATCAGCACCCGCGGATCATGCGCAAAGATCTCTTCGGTGCCATTGCCGTGATGGACATCGAAATCGACGATCGCCACCCGCTCCAGTCCGTGCACTTCCAGTGCGTGGCGCGCAGCCACTGCTACGTTATTGAAAAGACAAAACCCCATCGGCGCGGTGGAAGTGGCGTGATGGCCGGGCGGGCGCACCGAGCAAAAAGCATTGTCAACCTCGCCGCCGATGACGGCATCGGTCGCCGCCAGCGCGGCGCCGGCTGCGCGCAATGCCGCCTGCCAGCTATGCGCATTGACTGCCGTGTCGGGATCCAGCGGATAGGTAGCGGCTGTGCCGGCCAGCGCCTGGCTATGCTGGCGCACCAGGGCAATCATGGCGGCGCTGTGCACCCGCGCCAGGTCGCTCTCCTGCGCCAGCGGCGCACTGCGGTAATCCAGCAGCTGGTCGATACGGCTGGCGATCAGTTGGTCTTCGATGGCCTGCAGCCGCGCCGGCGATTCCGGATGGCCGGCGCCCATGTCGTGCAGCTTGCAATCGGGATGGGTATAGAAAGCAGTAGTCAATTGATCTCGCCAAAAGTCTTGCTGGAAATGCTGATAGTGTACACGTGGAGCCATTCTCGCCCGGATCTGGACAGGCTGCACGTGCCCGGCGCCGCAGACGGGACGATCCCGAAGAATATTTTCTCAAAGAAACTAGGTTAACGCTGAGGAAGTTTGTATGATTCTCTCTCGGTAATTCCCTCCTCACAAACACGACGCCATGTTCGCAAAAATTCACGCAGTAGCACAGCAAGTCAGCCAGATTGTGGTCGGCAAGGACCATCAGATCCGCCAGGCCCTGGTATGCCTGTTGGCAGGAGGCCATTTACTGATCGAGGATGTGCCTGGGGTCGGCAAGACCACCCTGGCGCATGCGCTGGCGATTTCGCTGGGCTTGCGCTTCAATCGCCTGCAGTTCACCAGCGACCTGCTGCCGGCGGACGTGGTCGGTATTTCGGTGTTCGATCGCGAGAAGAGCGGCTTTGTGTTCCATCCCGGACCGGTGTTCACCCAGGTGCTGCTGGCCGATGAGATCAACCGCGCCACGCCGAAGACGCAGTCGGCGTTGCTGGAGGCGATGGAAGAGCGCCAGGTGACGGCGGAAGGCGTAACGCGCGACCTGCCGGAACCGTTCTTCGTCATCGCCACCCAAAATCCCGCGCACCAGGTCGGCACCTTCGCCTTGCCGGAATCGCAGCTGGACCGTTTCCTGATGTGCCTGTCGCTGGGTTATCCGGACGCCACGGCGGAGCGCGCGCTGCTGATGGGCGAAGACCGCCGCACCTTGCTGAAATCGCTGGCGCCGCTGATGCAGGCAGCGGAACTGATCGAAGCCAGGCAAGCCTTGAAACTGATCCATACCTCCAGCGCGCTGGTCGATTATGTCCAGGCGCTGGCGCACGCCTCGCGCCAGAATGGTTTGTTTGCTGAAGGCATGAGTCCGCGCGCCGCCATCGCGCTGCTGCAGGCGGCGCGCGCCTGGGCTGCGCTGGAGGGGCGCAACCACGTGGTGCCGGAAGATGTGCAGGCGGTCCTGGTGCCGGTCGCCGCCCATCGCCTGCGGCCGCTCAAAGCCCACACCGGCAGCGCCCTGGGCGCGCGCGACCTGGTATTGCAGCTGATGAAGTCCGTCGCGGTCTAGGCTTCCCTCGGCCATGCTGACGTTCCTGCGCAAGCGCATCCGCCACTGGCTGGACCAGTCCTTGTTCCAGCTGCGAGACGCCGAACCAGGCGAAGTGCTGCTGACCCAGCGCCGCGTGTTCATCGTGCCGAGCCGGCCTGGACTGGCGTTCGCCTTCATGCTGGTGTTGCTGTTCCTGTGCTCCATCAATTACAACCTGAGCCTCGGCTTCGGCCTGACCTTCCTGCTGGCCGCATGCGCAGTCATCGACATGCACCTGACCTTCCGCAACCTGGCCTACCTGCATCTGAGCGCAGGCAAGGCGGCGCCGGTATTTGCCGGCGAAGATGCGCTGTTTGAACTGCATCTGGCAAACCGCCGCAAGCATGCGCGCTATGCGATCTGGCTCGGTTTCATCGGCCGCGGCATGCCGGCCCTCGAGCGCGCCGCTGACGTGCCGGGACACGGCACCAGC comes from Collimonas pratensis and encodes:
- the ylqF gene encoding ribosome biogenesis GTPase YlqF; protein product: MSIQWFPGHMNAARKKAAEAMEKVDLVIEVLDGRLPQASCNPMIEQLRVHRQRPCLKILNKSDLADPAATQAWLNFYNAQKNVHAVALSCKKPSDVAKIPGLCLTLAPHRGTPLKPLRMMIMGIPNVGKSTLMNALLKRRVAAVGDEPAVTKVQQRLYLGNNMVLIDTPGMLWPKIAHPSDGLMLAASHAIGSNALIEEEVATFLADALLLRYAPLLTARYGIKTEGIDGVSVIEGVALRRGFRLKGGDLDLEKAAHTLLQDYRTGALGRISLETPQTRAVLLALHAEEMARRQAEAEAEKAEQDEQDNQR
- a CDS encoding histone deacetylase family protein: MTTAFYTHPDCKLHDMGAGHPESPARLQAIEDQLIASRIDQLLDYRSAPLAQESDLARVHSAAMIALVRQHSQALAGTAATYPLDPDTAVNAHSWQAALRAAGAALAATDAVIGGEVDNAFCSVRPPGHHATSTAPMGFCLFNNVAVAARHALEVHGLERVAIVDFDVHHGNGTEEIFAHDPRVLMVSFFQHPFYPYSGAEQGSGKAVNIPLPAYSDGKVVRQLATEQWLPALQAHRPQMIFVSAGFDAHREDDMAQMGLVEADYTWLTRLVMQVAAEHAQGRIVSCLEGGYDLSALGRSVVAHMKVLAELE
- a CDS encoding AAA family ATPase: MFAKIHAVAQQVSQIVVGKDHQIRQALVCLLAGGHLLIEDVPGVGKTTLAHALAISLGLRFNRLQFTSDLLPADVVGISVFDREKSGFVFHPGPVFTQVLLADEINRATPKTQSALLEAMEERQVTAEGVTRDLPEPFFVIATQNPAHQVGTFALPESQLDRFLMCLSLGYPDATAERALLMGEDRRTLLKSLAPLMQAAELIEARQALKLIHTSSALVDYVQALAHASRQNGLFAEGMSPRAAIALLQAARAWAALEGRNHVVPEDVQAVLVPVAAHRLRPLKAHTGSALGARDLVLQLMKSVAV